In a single window of the Anaerotruncus rubiinfantis genome:
- a CDS encoding SulP family inorganic anion transporter, translated as MKNYWQDLKKEFAGYNSGKLMKDLMAGMTVAAVALPLALAFGVSSGATAAAGLITAIVSGFSISLLGGAFYQISGPTGAMAAILISIIAQYGISGVFTATIMAGILLVLAGVLHLGRLTAYIPMPVIAGFTSGISVIIALGQLDNLFGVTSTGDSALEKFISYFSGAFSPNWISLAIGMLVILFMVFYPKKWNAVVPASLIAIILATAFVMLFHLKVNLVGEIPSSLILSERFSFAEFDLSSIRNLLAPAVSVAALGMVESLLCGASAGRMTGVRLNNDRELVAQGVGNILSPLLGGIPATAAIARTSVAIKSGAQTRLTGIFHSVILLISMLALGPIMAQIPLSALAGVLLVTAWRMNEWDTIKYIFSRKFEGAILKFLATMAATILFDLTIAILIGVVIALILLVSRLSKLEVNYDRVDPSRLRNQKTPLSPVYDHAEVVYITGAVIFANTQIITSMAERLSDKSAVLFSMRGASYMDISGAQAFLELLRDLQEKGIPVYICGVSNGVKEIMDRSGIVSCIGQENFYWSVERALNQ; from the coding sequence GTGAAAAATTATTGGCAGGATTTGAAGAAGGAATTTGCAGGGTACAACAGCGGCAAATTGATGAAGGACTTAATGGCCGGTATGACAGTAGCGGCAGTAGCGCTCCCCTTGGCTTTAGCCTTTGGCGTAAGCAGCGGCGCAACAGCGGCGGCGGGATTGATAACCGCCATCGTAAGCGGATTCTCCATCAGCCTTTTGGGCGGAGCATTTTATCAAATTTCCGGCCCTACAGGCGCAATGGCAGCGATTCTGATTTCGATTATCGCCCAGTATGGCATATCCGGGGTTTTTACCGCTACCATTATGGCGGGAATTTTGCTGGTTTTGGCAGGCGTTCTGCATCTGGGACGTTTAACAGCTTATATTCCCATGCCGGTTATTGCGGGATTCACCTCGGGCATTTCTGTTATTATTGCCCTGGGACAACTTGACAATCTTTTTGGTGTCACCTCAACGGGCGATTCAGCATTAGAAAAGTTTATCAGCTATTTTTCCGGTGCTTTTTCCCCTAACTGGATATCGCTTGCAATTGGTATGCTGGTAATTTTGTTTATGGTGTTTTATCCTAAAAAGTGGAATGCTGTTGTTCCGGCATCGCTCATAGCGATTATCCTTGCAACTGCCTTTGTCATGCTTTTTCATTTAAAGGTGAACCTTGTGGGTGAAATCCCCTCATCGCTGATACTTAGCGAGCGGTTTTCTTTTGCGGAGTTTGATTTATCCAGCATCAGAAACCTTCTTGCTCCGGCAGTCAGCGTTGCGGCTTTAGGCATGGTGGAAAGTTTGCTGTGCGGTGCGAGCGCCGGACGGATGACAGGCGTGCGTTTAAATAACGACCGTGAGTTAGTTGCACAGGGAGTCGGCAATATCCTGTCGCCGCTGTTAGGAGGAATTCCTGCAACGGCAGCTATTGCACGCACAAGCGTGGCAATAAAATCAGGTGCGCAGACAAGACTTACCGGGATATTCCACTCGGTTATTCTGCTGATCTCCATGCTTGCGTTGGGTCCTATTATGGCACAGATCCCGTTATCCGCATTGGCGGGAGTTCTGCTTGTTACAGCATGGCGAATGAATGAGTGGGATACCATCAAATACATTTTTTCACGGAAGTTTGAAGGCGCTATCCTGAAGTTCCTTGCCACCATGGCGGCAACCATTCTTTTTGATTTGACGATTGCAATCCTGATCGGCGTGGTGATTGCATTGATTCTATTGGTGTCCCGCCTGTCCAAGCTGGAAGTCAATTATGACCGGGTGGACCCCAGTAGGCTGAGAAATCAAAAGACCCCGCTTTCTCCTGTGTATGATCATGCGGAGGTGGTATATATAACCGGAGCGGTTATCTTTGCAAATACGCAGATAATTACCAGCATGGCGGAACGGTTGTCCGACAAATCCGCGGTTCTGTTTTCCATGCGTGGGGCTTCTTATATGGACATATCAGGGGCGCAGGCATTTTTGGAATTGCTGCGGGACCTTCAGGAAAAAGGGATTCCGGTCTATATCTGCGGCGTATCGAATGGGGTGAAAGAAATCATGGATCGCAGCGGGATCGTGAGCTGTATCGGTCAAGAAAACTTTTACTGGAGCGTAGAACGCGCGCTCAATCAATGA
- a CDS encoding methionine gamma-lyase family protein gives MVEQFFKVDPMIMKEAEAAEERCREAFARIDRITEYNACKVLSAFIKHGVSESHFAGSTGYGYDDRGRETIEKVFAEITGAQDAIFRHNFVSGTHALTVALFGVLRPGDRIVSLTGAPYDTLQPVLGIVPGGSGSLKEFGVQYEQLDLLKDGTPDYDGIAQAVKGVKVAYMQRSRGYSLRESLSVDEIGRIAKLVRAANPEAIIMVDNCYGEFAEEKEPTQVGADLIIGSLIKNPGGGIAKTGGYIAGRADLIEQCACRLTAPGVGKEVGCTLGESRSMFMGLFFAPTVVGAALKTAVFAAALFERFGFSVFPVCDAPRADIIQAVKLGTPNGLCAFCRGVQRGAPVDAFVTPEPWDMPGYDSQVIMAAGAFTLGASIELSADGPMREPYAAWLQGGLTWPSGKTGIILAAQSLLEAGEIHG, from the coding sequence ATGGTAGAACAGTTTTTTAAGGTCGATCCAATGATTATGAAGGAAGCAGAGGCTGCGGAAGAACGCTGCCGGGAAGCTTTCGCCAGGATTGACCGGATCACCGAATATAATGCCTGCAAGGTGCTTTCGGCTTTTATCAAACATGGTGTGAGCGAAAGCCATTTCGCCGGTTCGACCGGATACGGTTACGATGACCGCGGCCGTGAAACGATCGAAAAGGTCTTTGCTGAGATCACCGGCGCGCAGGATGCAATTTTTCGCCACAATTTTGTTTCCGGCACCCATGCGCTGACCGTGGCATTGTTCGGTGTGCTGCGCCCCGGCGATCGGATCGTTTCGCTGACTGGCGCGCCGTATGACACGCTTCAGCCGGTGCTTGGGATTGTGCCGGGCGGCAGCGGGTCGCTCAAGGAGTTTGGCGTACAATATGAGCAGCTCGATCTGCTGAAGGACGGCACGCCGGATTATGATGGGATCGCGCAGGCGGTCAAGGGCGTAAAAGTGGCTTACATGCAGCGTTCCCGCGGTTATTCGCTGCGAGAATCGCTTTCGGTGGATGAAATTGGCCGGATCGCAAAGCTTGTCCGCGCGGCAAATCCCGAGGCGATTATTATGGTGGACAATTGTTATGGGGAATTTGCAGAGGAAAAAGAACCGACCCAGGTGGGCGCCGATCTTATTATTGGATCGCTTATCAAGAATCCCGGCGGCGGGATTGCAAAAACAGGCGGTTACATCGCGGGCCGCGCTGACCTCATTGAACAATGTGCCTGCCGCTTGACCGCGCCCGGCGTGGGAAAGGAGGTCGGTTGTACGCTTGGGGAATCGCGCAGCATGTTTATGGGGCTGTTCTTTGCGCCGACCGTGGTGGGCGCCGCCCTGAAAACCGCTGTTTTCGCGGCGGCGCTTTTCGAGCGCTTCGGTTTTTCGGTTTTTCCTGTTTGCGACGCTCCGCGCGCCGATATTATCCAGGCTGTAAAACTCGGCACCCCGAATGGCCTTTGCGCCTTTTGCCGAGGCGTACAGCGTGGAGCGCCGGTCGACGCGTTTGTGACGCCGGAACCGTGGGACATGCCCGGCTACGACAGCCAGGTGATCATGGCGGCGGGCGCGTTTACGCTCGGCGCGTCCATTGAGCTTTCCGCCGACGGCCCGATGCGGGAACCATATGCGGCCTGGCTGCAGGGAGGCCTCACTTGGCCAAGCGGAAAAACAGGAATTATCCTGGCGGCGCAGTCGCTGCTTGAAGCGGGAGAAATCCATGGTTGA
- a CDS encoding GNAT family N-acetyltransferase, whose product MIRYLNAETEAFLCNKENTFGIYEIKIYSQYQTYGAGKRELDLWSIEQDGQIRGFLSRLNGVLTIAARDVDAAECAVFAHTVGARCINGERELLEQLNAVIHGTLCASWILRRRGDIPAEAAAALCADGVSVRVERAQRLSEVCRLHVLATPGFAETVDQDAWIAEASHKQRHGLADYYILKVNKNAISTASILFRGKGQAVLAAIATHPDFRRKGYGSWLVDYTLRQACADGLAVWLFTREDSLMDFYAPLGFEIAGQWAQIDF is encoded by the coding sequence GTGATCCGGTACCTGAATGCGGAAACGGAAGCGTTTCTGTGTAACAAAGAAAATACTTTTGGGATATATGAAATAAAAATATACAGTCAGTATCAAACTTATGGCGCCGGGAAGCGGGAGCTGGATCTCTGGTCGATCGAACAGGACGGACAGATCCGGGGATTTCTTTCGCGCCTGAATGGGGTGCTGACCATTGCCGCGCGGGACGTGGATGCCGCTGAGTGCGCTGTATTTGCGCATACAGTCGGAGCCCGCTGCATCAATGGGGAACGGGAGCTTCTCGAACAACTGAACGCCGTGATCCATGGCACGCTTTGCGCGTCATGGATCCTGCGCCGCCGCGGGGACATCCCCGCGGAAGCCGCAGCCGCGCTCTGCGCGGACGGCGTTTCTGTGCGGGTGGAGCGCGCGCAGCGCTTATCTGAGGTATGCAGATTGCATGTTCTGGCAACGCCGGGTTTTGCAGAAACGGTTGACCAGGACGCTTGGATTGCGGAAGCATCGCATAAGCAGCGGCATGGATTGGCGGACTATTACATACTGAAAGTAAATAAAAACGCAATTTCAACGGCAAGTATATTATTTCGTGGAAAAGGACAGGCAGTTCTTGCCGCGATTGCAACCCATCCGGATTTCCGCCGCAAGGGCTATGGAAGCTGGCTGGTGGATTATACACTGCGGCAGGCCTGTGCGGATGGGCTGGCTGTATGGCTTTTCACAAGGGAGGATTCCCTGATGGATTTTTATGCGCCGCTCGGTTTTGAAATCGCCGGACAGTGGGCGCAGATTGATTTCTGA
- a CDS encoding M42 family metallopeptidase: protein MLYKYIERLSGIPGVSGNEEQVRYEILRMIEGKCLYKVDALGNILAFKKGRETPKQKLMISAHMDEVGLIVTYIEDDGLLRFTTVGGIDKRTIPGKSVLIGETFGVIGMKAMHMKSAEEREKAADLDTMYLDIGAKDRDEARKLVHLGDRAVFCSQYAEFGDGFLRGRALDNRVGCALAAALIESDLPYDCHFAFTVQEETGTTGGKTAAAQIAPEIAIVLETTTACDIPDTPPTKVVCALKKGPVLSFMDRGTIYDRDLYRRALTIAAEKGIACQPKAGVYGGNEARSVQVAGEGAKVLAVSVPCRYLHTPSCVVNRFDVDETRKLLPELIGAFGR, encoded by the coding sequence ATGCTTTATAAATATATCGAACGTCTGAGCGGCATTCCCGGCGTGTCCGGCAATGAAGAACAGGTGCGGTATGAGATCCTGCGGATGATCGAGGGCAAATGCCTTTATAAAGTGGATGCGCTCGGCAATATCCTGGCTTTCAAAAAGGGGCGGGAAACCCCGAAGCAAAAGCTGATGATTTCCGCGCATATGGACGAGGTCGGGCTCATTGTGACCTATATCGAAGATGACGGCCTGCTGCGTTTTACAACGGTAGGCGGCATTGACAAGCGTACCATCCCCGGTAAATCGGTGTTGATCGGCGAAACCTTCGGCGTGATCGGCATGAAGGCGATGCATATGAAATCGGCGGAAGAACGGGAAAAGGCCGCTGATCTGGATACGATGTATCTCGATATCGGAGCGAAGGATCGTGACGAAGCCCGCAAACTGGTCCATCTGGGGGATCGCGCGGTATTTTGTTCGCAGTATGCGGAGTTTGGGGACGGATTTTTGCGCGGCCGCGCGCTTGACAACCGGGTTGGCTGCGCGCTGGCTGCGGCGCTTATTGAATCCGACCTGCCGTATGACTGCCACTTTGCCTTTACCGTGCAGGAAGAAACCGGCACCACAGGCGGAAAGACCGCTGCCGCGCAGATTGCGCCGGAGATTGCGATCGTGCTTGAAACAACGACTGCCTGCGATATCCCGGACACGCCGCCCACAAAGGTGGTCTGCGCGTTGAAAAAGGGGCCGGTGCTTTCGTTCATGGACCGCGGCACCATCTACGACCGGGATCTTTACCGGAGGGCGCTCACCATCGCGGCGGAAAAGGGGATTGCCTGCCAGCCGAAGGCAGGCGTCTACGGAGGCAATGAAGCGCGTTCGGTACAGGTCGCGGGCGAAGGGGCAAAGGTGCTGGCGGTATCGGTGCCCTGCCGGTACCTGCATACGCCGTCCTGTGTTGTCAACCGCTTCGATGTGGATGAAACACGAAAGCTGCTGCCGGAGCTGATCGGCGCGTTTGGCCGGTGA
- a CDS encoding M42 family metallopeptidase: MSTAKMILNLCDAVGVSGFEDRAAQTAWGMLAQLGPCETTRLGSLICRVHEAGKGAPHVMLTAHLDQIGMIVSYIEENGFLRVSNCGGIDRSLVLAAQVQVHTENGPLDGVICTIPPHLNPDDGKLPKLEDLCIDVGMTGEEAREKIALGDRVTICGQARELPGGLVCAPSIDDRAGCASVILAAKRLAAAKLGCTLSVALVSMEEVGSQGAYTAAVKLTPTHCVAVDVSFAHTPDAPRAKCGLMGKGAMVGIAPVLDNGMFKQMKKLAKEAGIPYQTEVMGGGTGTDADAVAISGAGVRCALLSIPIKYMHTPIEMVCVTDVEAVADLIVSYVRAEFGGDGNAL, from the coding sequence ATGTCCACAGCAAAAATGATTTTGAACCTCTGTGACGCGGTCGGCGTGTCGGGCTTTGAAGACCGCGCGGCCCAGACGGCGTGGGGGATGCTTGCGCAGCTCGGCCCGTGCGAAACGACGCGGCTCGGCAGCCTCATCTGCCGCGTGCATGAAGCGGGCAAAGGAGCTCCACATGTGATGCTCACTGCCCACCTTGACCAAATCGGTATGATTGTAAGCTACATTGAGGAAAATGGCTTCCTGCGCGTCTCTAACTGCGGCGGCATTGACCGGTCGCTCGTGCTGGCGGCGCAGGTACAGGTGCACACTGAAAATGGTCCGCTCGACGGGGTAATCTGCACCATTCCGCCCCATCTGAACCCGGACGATGGGAAGCTTCCAAAGCTGGAGGATCTCTGTATCGACGTGGGGATGACCGGGGAAGAGGCACGGGAAAAGATCGCGCTGGGTGACCGGGTGACCATCTGCGGGCAGGCGCGGGAGCTGCCGGGGGGGCTGGTCTGCGCGCCCTCCATCGACGACCGTGCGGGCTGCGCGTCGGTGATTCTGGCGGCCAAACGGCTTGCGGCGGCAAAGCTTGGCTGCACGCTCAGCGTGGCGCTCGTCAGTATGGAGGAGGTCGGCAGCCAGGGGGCTTATACAGCCGCGGTGAAGCTCACGCCGACCCACTGTGTGGCGGTTGACGTTTCGTTTGCGCACACGCCGGATGCCCCCCGCGCAAAATGCGGGCTCATGGGCAAGGGGGCGATGGTCGGCATCGCGCCGGTGCTCGATAACGGCATGTTTAAACAGATGAAGAAACTGGCAAAAGAGGCGGGCATCCCCTATCAGACAGAAGTGATGGGCGGCGGGACCGGTACCGATGCGGACGCAGTGGCGATTTCGGGCGCGGGGGTGCGGTGCGCACTGCTGTCAATCCCGATCAAATATATGCACACGCCGATTGAAATGGTCTGTGTGACCGATGTGGAAGCAGTGGCGGATCTGATCGTTTCGTATGTCCGGGCCGAATTTGGAGGTGACGGGAATGCTTTATAA
- the murD gene encoding UDP-N-acetylmuramoyl-L-alanine--D-glutamate ligase, whose protein sequence is MDSRVQRFFEEVKGKKVAVIGIGVSHSDLISRLCDRGAKVIACDRRTREQLGEAICNNFEAQGVTLKLGEGYLDGIDAEIVLRTPGMKFHHPVLEQLRQDGVVVTSEMELFFDLCPCKTVAITGSDGKTTTTTIIAEMLKEAGHRVHLGGNIGRPLMPVVQDIRDGDFAVAELSSFQLISMRESPDIAVVTNITPNHLDIHKDMQEYVDAKRNIVLHQHAFSRTVLGVDNELAASFAKDVRGQLFEFSVKHPVRTGAYLEDGVIYVSINGRAQKVLRAEEIKLPGIHNVENYLAAICAVWGYADLEAIQNVAMEFGGVEHRIELVRELGGVKWYNDSIATTPTRTIAGLNSFGQKLIVIAGGYDKKIPFEPLVPKLLEKVKMLILTGATADKIESAVKAAADFDPEKLVVLRAKDLEDAVRIAHEKAAEGDIVSLSPACASFDAYPNFEARGRHFKELVKAL, encoded by the coding sequence ATGGACAGCAGGGTTCAGCGCTTCTTTGAGGAAGTAAAAGGGAAAAAAGTGGCGGTAATCGGTATCGGCGTGAGCCATTCCGACCTGATCAGCAGGCTCTGTGACCGCGGCGCAAAGGTGATTGCCTGCGATAGACGTACCCGCGAGCAGCTTGGCGAAGCGATCTGCAACAATTTTGAGGCGCAGGGGGTCACACTGAAGCTTGGAGAAGGCTATCTTGATGGAATCGATGCCGAAATCGTCCTGCGTACGCCGGGGATGAAGTTCCATCACCCGGTGCTCGAGCAGCTCAGGCAGGACGGTGTGGTGGTCACCAGCGAGATGGAGCTATTCTTCGACTTGTGCCCCTGCAAGACGGTGGCTATCACCGGTTCGGACGGCAAGACCACCACCACAACCATCATTGCGGAGATGCTCAAGGAGGCCGGGCACAGGGTCCATCTCGGCGGCAACATCGGCCGCCCCTTGATGCCGGTGGTGCAGGATATCCGCGACGGGGATTTCGCGGTGGCGGAGCTTTCGAGCTTCCAGCTCATCTCGATGCGCGAAAGCCCGGACATCGCGGTGGTCACCAACATCACCCCGAACCATCTCGACATCCATAAGGACATGCAGGAATACGTCGACGCAAAACGCAACATCGTCCTGCACCAGCACGCCTTTTCCAGAACGGTGCTCGGCGTGGACAACGAATTGGCGGCGTCGTTTGCAAAGGATGTGCGGGGGCAGCTCTTTGAATTTTCAGTGAAACACCCGGTACGCACTGGAGCCTATCTCGAGGACGGGGTCATCTACGTTTCGATCAACGGCAGGGCGCAGAAGGTCCTGCGCGCCGAAGAGATCAAACTGCCGGGCATTCATAATGTGGAAAACTACCTCGCTGCGATCTGTGCGGTCTGGGGTTATGCGGATCTGGAGGCGATTCAGAATGTCGCGATGGAATTCGGCGGCGTGGAGCACCGCATCGAACTGGTGCGGGAGCTTGGCGGGGTCAAATGGTACAACGATTCGATCGCGACCACTCCAACCCGGACGATTGCCGGGCTCAACAGCTTTGGGCAGAAGCTGATCGTCATCGCGGGAGGATATGACAAAAAGATCCCGTTCGAGCCGCTGGTGCCCAAGCTGCTTGAAAAGGTGAAGATGCTGATCCTCACCGGGGCGACCGCGGACAAGATCGAATCGGCGGTGAAAGCCGCTGCGGATTTTGATCCGGAAAAACTCGTTGTCCTGCGTGCAAAAGATCTCGAAGATGCGGTGCGTATCGCACATGAAAAGGCCGCCGAAGGGGATATCGTCTCGCTTTCGCCCGCGTGCGCAAGTTTTGATGCCTACCCGAATTTTGAAGCGCGCGGCCGCCATTTTAAGGAACTGGTCAAAGCGCTCTGA
- the alr gene encoding alanine racemase, whose amino-acid sequence MDYLRRTWADIDLDAVVHNYQEMKKCLDPGCLSMAVVKADAYGHGDGYVSRALQKAGVDWFAVSNLNEAVSLRRQGIDKPVLILGFTPPAMADRLAELNVSQTVYSEEYAKALSAQAKKKGVTVDCHIKVDTGMTRIGFYAPNGHECEAAEEIAAACALPGLSCTGIYTHFACADEFQQDSREYTLGQYAVFIQTLEELRRLGITFSLRHCCNSAATMAYPQMHLDMVRLGIVLYGLAPSGECAGMADLRPAMSLYTTVSMVKKLEAGVPVSYGRTYTTEHDRQVVASIAAGYADGYRRNLSNRGRVIVGGEYAPVVGRVCMDQMMIDVTDIPQVQSGDVVTLVGRCGDLAVTLDDFAQWNGTINYEEACLIGRRVPRVYIEDGREAAVIDYVIEAL is encoded by the coding sequence ATGGATTATTTGCGCCGCACCTGGGCGGACATCGACCTGGACGCTGTGGTCCACAACTATCAGGAAATGAAGAAGTGCCTTGATCCCGGCTGCCTGTCCATGGCGGTGGTCAAGGCGGACGCATACGGCCACGGGGACGGCTATGTTTCCCGCGCGCTGCAGAAGGCAGGGGTCGATTGGTTTGCTGTTTCGAATCTGAACGAAGCGGTTTCGCTGCGCCGCCAGGGGATCGATAAGCCGGTCCTGATCCTTGGCTTTACGCCGCCTGCGATGGCGGACCGCCTGGCCGAGCTGAACGTTTCGCAGACTGTGTATTCGGAAGAATATGCCAAGGCGCTTTCCGCGCAGGCAAAAAAAAAGGGCGTCACGGTTGACTGTCACATCAAGGTGGACACCGGCATGACCCGTATTGGGTTTTACGCGCCCAACGGCCACGAATGCGAGGCGGCGGAAGAGATTGCCGCGGCCTGCGCGCTGCCGGGGCTTTCCTGCACCGGGATCTATACCCATTTTGCCTGCGCCGACGAATTCCAGCAGGACAGCAGGGAATATACGCTGGGCCAGTACGCGGTGTTTATACAAACCCTGGAAGAGCTGCGCAGGCTCGGGATTACCTTTTCGCTGCGGCATTGCTGCAACAGCGCGGCGACGATGGCCTATCCACAGATGCACCTGGACATGGTGCGGCTTGGGATCGTGCTCTATGGACTTGCGCCGTCCGGCGAATGTGCCGGAATGGCCGACCTGCGCCCGGCGATGTCGCTCTATACCACCGTGTCGATGGTGAAAAAACTCGAAGCGGGCGTGCCGGTCAGCTACGGACGGACCTACACAACCGAACATGACCGGCAGGTGGTGGCCTCGATCGCGGCCGGCTACGCGGACGGTTACCGCCGCAACCTTTCGAACCGCGGCCGGGTGATCGTGGGCGGCGAATATGCGCCGGTGGTCGGCCGGGTGTGCATGGACCAGATGATGATCGACGTGACCGATATCCCACAGGTTCAAAGCGGGGATGTTGTGACGTTGGTTGGACGGTGCGGGGATCTGGCGGTGACGCTTGACGATTTCGCGCAGTGGAACGGCACCATCAACTATGAGGAAGCCTGCCTGATTGGGCGGCGTGTTCCGCGGGTTTACATAGAGGATGGCCGGGAGGCGGCTGTAATCGATTATGTGATCGAAGCTTTGTAA
- the gpr gene encoding GPR endopeptidase has translation MSLIRTDLAVESAEPMRSRLPDGVAVHEEERESVRMTRIEISTEDAAQKLGRACGRYITIELPPLESGVDPADDVTHLAAKELRALLPREGPVLVVGLGNRQMTPDALGPETTRQIFATRHIPAEVARRTGLDGLRPVSALAPGVLGQTGIETGEIIRAVVRDTSPAAVIVIDALAARSLGRLGRTIQIADSGISPGSGVLNSRQELSAQSLGVPVISVGIPTVVDGVTLACDLTGQEDASNIDATAKTMMVTPRDIDAIIARGAKNLSLAINAALQPQLSLEDITYLVS, from the coding sequence ATGTCACTGATCCGCACCGACCTTGCGGTTGAATCAGCCGAACCGATGCGCAGCCGTCTGCCGGACGGCGTGGCCGTCCATGAGGAAGAACGGGAATCGGTGCGGATGACCCGCATCGAAATTTCCACCGAGGACGCCGCCCAGAAGCTCGGCCGTGCCTGCGGCCGATACATCACCATTGAGCTTCCGCCGCTCGAAAGCGGCGTCGATCCAGCCGATGATGTGACTCACCTGGCCGCAAAAGAACTGCGCGCACTGCTTCCGCGCGAAGGTCCGGTCCTTGTGGTGGGGCTCGGAAACCGTCAGATGACCCCCGACGCGCTCGGCCCGGAAACCACCCGGCAGATCTTCGCCACCCGCCACATCCCTGCCGAAGTTGCCCGGCGCACCGGGCTCGACGGGCTGCGGCCGGTTTCGGCGCTCGCGCCCGGCGTACTCGGCCAAACCGGCATCGAAACCGGAGAAATCATCCGCGCAGTCGTGCGGGACACCTCCCCGGCGGCTGTCATCGTCATCGACGCCCTTGCGGCCCGCTCGCTGGGCCGGCTCGGCCGTACCATCCAGATCGCGGACAGCGGTATTTCTCCCGGGTCGGGCGTGCTCAACTCCCGACAGGAGCTGAGCGCCCAGTCCCTCGGCGTACCGGTCATTTCGGTCGGCATCCCTACAGTCGTTGACGGCGTGACTCTGGCCTGTGACCTCACCGGCCAGGAGGACGCTTCCAACATTGACGCCACAGCGAAAACAATGATGGTCACCCCGCGCGACATCGACGCGATCATCGCGCGCGGCGCGAAAAACCTTTCGCTTGCGATCAACGCCGCGCTTCAGCCGCAGCTTTCACTGGAAGATATTACCTATCTGGTTTCCTAG
- the spoIIP gene encoding stage II sporulation protein P — MPRPRRLSLILTVVFLLPVTVIAALSGPIEMDALTERAALLSAMVNMPEGTLSLLEHRFAGQLDPEYNPTGNESDVAPYLSPWNDPDEPKSSPKAPETTSPSAIQPTGKKAIVTDPSPAKDTIHTVPADFRGRIVQENMSASGTNLIPYGEGLLRNYTEVPDEEIKGIMEQGMNIHLEDTDQPQVLIFHTHATESYEPYDTDTYDLRNTWRTTNNNDNMVAVGDVLEKTLRDAGIGVIHDKTQHDYPSYNGSYERSAETIKGYLKKYPTIKIALDIHRDGIQREDDLIVKPVVEVDGKKASQLMIITGSDDGTMNVPKWRENLRFAASVQDAIEQDFPGLTRPIFFCYRKYNMDLTTGSLLFEVGSNANTLEESKYTAGLIGQSIAKLLNANREVTAEKPNPTPVQ; from the coding sequence ATGCCAAGGCCGCGGCGGCTGTCACTGATTCTGACGGTTGTGTTTTTGCTGCCGGTTACGGTGATCGCGGCGCTCTCCGGCCCCATTGAAATGGACGCGCTTACTGAGCGCGCCGCCCTGCTTTCCGCCATGGTGAATATGCCGGAAGGAACCCTTTCCCTGCTGGAACACCGGTTTGCCGGGCAGCTCGATCCGGAATATAACCCCACCGGAAACGAATCGGACGTCGCGCCTTACCTTTCCCCGTGGAACGACCCAGATGAACCGAAATCATCCCCCAAAGCGCCCGAAACCACTTCTCCGTCCGCTATCCAGCCGACCGGCAAAAAAGCGATTGTGACCGATCCCTCTCCAGCAAAAGACACCATCCACACCGTACCGGCAGATTTCCGGGGACGGATTGTGCAGGAGAACATGTCCGCCAGCGGCACCAATTTGATCCCATATGGCGAGGGGCTCCTGCGCAACTATACAGAGGTACCGGATGAGGAAATCAAAGGGATCATGGAACAGGGGATGAACATTCACCTGGAAGATACCGACCAGCCGCAGGTGCTCATCTTCCATACCCACGCCACCGAAAGCTATGAGCCCTACGACACCGACACCTATGACCTGCGCAATACCTGGCGCACGACCAACAACAATGATAACATGGTTGCGGTGGGGGATGTACTCGAAAAAACGCTGCGGGACGCGGGAATCGGCGTGATCCACGACAAAACCCAGCACGATTACCCCTCCTACAACGGCTCGTATGAACGCAGCGCCGAAACGATCAAAGGGTATCTGAAAAAATACCCGACTATCAAGATCGCGCTCGATATCCATCGGGACGGCATTCAACGGGAAGACGACCTGATTGTCAAGCCGGTGGTCGAGGTGGACGGCAAAAAGGCTTCCCAGCTCATGATCATCACCGGCAGTGACGACGGTACGATGAATGTGCCGAAATGGCGGGAAAACCTGCGGTTCGCCGCTTCGGTGCAGGATGCAATCGAGCAGGACTTCCCAGGGCTCACGCGCCCGATCTTCTTTTGTTACCGCAAGTACAATATGGATTTAACGACCGGGTCGCTGCTGTTCGAGGTCGGCTCCAATGCAAATACCCTGGAGGAAAGCAAGTACACTGCCGGGCTTATCGGCCAGTCGATTGCAAAACTGCTGAACGCAAACCGGGAAGTGACCGCTGAAAAGCCGAACCCCACGCCCGTTCAATAA